From Medicago truncatula cultivar Jemalong A17 chromosome 7, MtrunA17r5.0-ANR, whole genome shotgun sequence, a single genomic window includes:
- the LOC11441993 gene encoding UDP-glycosyltransferase 73C5, producing MASQTNQQHFLLIPLMSQSHLIPFTEMAKLFASNGVTVTIVLTPLNAARFNMVIDQAKSSNLKIQFQLLPFPCVEAGLPKGCENMDTLPSPKYQPLFFAACNMLKEPLENWLSGLEKLPSCIVSDICLPWTSNVASKFNIPRVVFHAISCFTLLCSHNISLSKVHEKVDSMSTPFVVPDLPDTIEFTKAQLPEVMKQDSKAWKGAIDQFKESELSAQGILVNTFEELEKVYVRGYEKVAKKVWCIGPLSLHDRLTFNKFGKDDKGFIDDSETKCLKFLISNKACSVIYACFGSLSFIPTSQLKELALGLEASNHPFIWVIGKNDCSIELEKWLKEENFEERTKGKGVIVKGWAPQVEILSHPSTGGFLSHCGWNSTMEAISSGVPMITWPMFAEQFFNEKLIVQVLKIGVRIGVEAFVDPMEIYKGEKVLVKKEDVKRAIENLMENGVEGEQRRNKAKEIKDMAYKAVEDGGSSDSNCKLFIQEKL from the coding sequence ATGGCTTCCCAAACTAACCAGCAACACTTTCTTCTCATTCCATTAATGTCTCAAAGCCATCTCATTCCTTTCACAGAAATGGCCAAATTGTTTGCATCAAATGGTGTCACAGTTACCATTGTTCTCACACCCCTTAATGCTGCAAGGTTCAACATGGTCATTGATcaagcaaaatcatcaaacCTTAAAATCCAATTTCAATTACTACCTTTTCCTTGTGTAGAAGCAGGTTTACCAAAAGGGTGTGAAAATATGGACACACTTCCTTCTCCTAAATATCAACCTTTGTTTTTTGCAGCTTGCAATATGCTTAAAGAACCTCTTGAAAATTGGCTTTCAGGATTGGAAAAACTACCTAGTTGCATTGTTTCTGATATATGTCTTCCTTGGACTTCAAATGTTGCATCAAAATTCAACATTCCAAGAGTTGTGTTCCATGCAATTTCTTGCTTCACACTCTTGTGTTCACATAACATTAGTCTCTCCAAAGTTCATGAAAAGGTCGACTCAATGTCGACACCTTTTGTTGTACCGGATTTGCCTGACACAATTGAATTTACGAAAGCACAGTTACCTGAGGTGATGAAGCAGGATTCAAAGGCATGGAAAGGAGCTATTGATCAATTCAAAGAATCTGAACTCTCAGCACAAGGGATATTGGTGAATACTTTTGAGGAGCTGGAGAAGGTTTATGTTAGAGGTTATGAGAAAGTTGCTAAAAAGGTTTGGTGTATAGGACCACTTTCCTTGCATGACAGGTTAACCTTCAACAAGTTTGGTAAAGACGATAAGGGATTCATCGACGATTCCGAAACCAAATGTCTAAAGTTTCTTATTTCAAACAAAGCTTGTTCTGTCATCTATGCATGTTTTGGTAGTTTATCTTTCATTCCTACTTCACAACTAAAGGAACTTGCTTTAGGATTGGAAGCATCAAACCATCCATTCATTTGGGTGATTGGAAAAAATGATTGTTCTATTGAATTAGAGAAGTGGTTAAAAGAAGAGAATTTTGAAGAGAGGACTAAAGGAAAAGGAGTTATAGTTAAAGGATGGGCTCCACAAGTTGAAATATTGTCACATCCTTCAACTGGTGGATTTTTATCTCATTGTGGTTGGAATTCAACAATGGAAGCAATTTCAAGTGGTGTACCAATGATAACTTGGCCAATGTTTGCTGAACAATTCTTTAATGAGAAGTTGATTGTGCAAGTGCTTAAGATTGGTGTGAGGATTGGTGTTGAGGCTTTTGTTGATCCAATGGAGATATATAAAGGTGAGAAAGTGTTGGTGAAGAAAGAGGATGTGAAGAGGGCTATTGAAAA